The following DNA comes from Spirochaetota bacterium.
GCCAGCCAGACGCATTCATCACCATAGACCGGAAAAACTATTCGTACGAGCCCGCGGAACAGAGGGTACAGCACTACAAGGAGTTCGTGAAGCTCCCGCCGGAAGCGGACCTGAGAAGCCAGGGGGCCCGATGCATGGACTGCGGGATACCGTACTGCCACAGCATGGGATGCCCGGTGATCAACCTCATCCCGGAGTTCAACGATTACGTATACCGCGGGCGCTGGAAGGACGCCTACGAGCGCCTGGAGCTCACCAACAATTTGCCCGAAATAACGGGGCGCATTTGTCCCGCGCCGTGCGAAACCTCGTGCACCCTTTCGATCAATGTCGCTCCCGTGACCATCAAGCAGATAGAACTCGCAATAATCGAAAGGGCATTTGCGGAGGGCTGGGTGGTCCCGAGGCCCCCGCGGAAGGAGAGCGGCAGGCGCGTCGCCGTCATAGGCTCCGGGCCGTCGGGACTCGCCGCGGCGCAGCAGCTGCGCAGGGCGGGTCACGGCGTGACCGTGTTCGAAAAAGCCGAGGGGGCGGGGGGCCTTTTACGTTTCGGCATCCCCGATTTCAAGCTGGAAAAATGGGTGATCGACCGGCGCGTCTCCCAGATGATGGCCGAGGGTGTTCAATTTGAGACAAGGGTGGCCGTTGGTGAAGACATCTCCGCGAAGTTCCTGACAAGGAGTTTCGACGCGATCGTGCTTACGATAGGCTCAGAGGAGCCGCGGGATCTGAAAATCCCCGGGCGAGAGATCGAGGGCATACATTACGCGATGGAATTCCTTTCCGCGAACAACCGGTGGATCGCCGGAAAGACGGCCCGGAGCGACAGCATCCGCGCCGATGAAAAAGATGTACTGGTAATCGGGGGCGGCGATACCGGCAGCGACTGTATCGGAACCTCGAACAGGCATGATGCGCGCTCGGTCACCCAGATCGAGATCATGCCCCGGCCCATGGATTGGGACGAGCCGTGGAATCCCGAATGGCCCGAATGGCCTTCGATAATGCGCACCTCCACCTCGCAGGAAGAGGGATGCGAACGGATGTGGTGCGTCTCGACGAAGGGGTTTTCCGGCAAGGGGCGCGTCGAGCGCGCGCACTGCGTGAAGGTCGAGTGGACGCGGGACGACGCGGGCCGGATGAACATGCGCGAAGTCCCCGGCAGCGATTTCGAAATCAAGACGGGGCTCGTGCTTCTCGCGATGGGATTCCTGCACCCGGTTCACTCCCGCCTTATCGGCGACCTGGGCCTTGAATACGATGCGCGGGGGAACATCAAAACCTCGAATTACGCGACAAGCGCCGCGGGCGTGTTCGCGGCGGGCGACGCGGCGACGGGCCAGTCGCTCGTGGTGCGTTCGATCTTC
Coding sequences within:
- a CDS encoding glutamate synthase subunit beta produces the protein MGQPDAFITIDRKNYSYEPAEQRVQHYKEFVKLPPEADLRSQGARCMDCGIPYCHSMGCPVINLIPEFNDYVYRGRWKDAYERLELTNNLPEITGRICPAPCETSCTLSINVAPVTIKQIELAIIERAFAEGWVVPRPPRKESGRRVAVIGSGPSGLAAAQQLRRAGHGVTVFEKAEGAGGLLRFGIPDFKLEKWVIDRRVSQMMAEGVQFETRVAVGEDISAKFLTRSFDAIVLTIGSEEPRDLKIPGREIEGIHYAMEFLSANNRWIAGKTARSDSIRADEKDVLVIGGGDTGSDCIGTSNRHDARSVTQIEIMPRPMDWDEPWNPEWPEWPSIMRTSTSQEEGCERMWCVSTKGFSGKGRVERAHCVKVEWTRDDAGRMNMREVPGSDFEIKTGLVLLAMGFLHPVHSRLIGDLGLEYDARGNIKTSNYATSAAGVFAAGDAATGQSLVVRSIFHGRQVAAAVDSYLRG